The Chryseobacterium aureum genome contains a region encoding:
- the dacB gene encoding D-alanyl-D-alanine carboxypeptidase/D-alanyl-D-alanine endopeptidase translates to MKTTLAVLAFSVQLVTAQNIAQKLDKATKDLMDSSGAVSSGLSFYVSDENGNFIYEYQGSKGLSTASTQKIFTAGAALETLGKDYTFTTTSSYSGNISGGTLNGNLFISSNGDPTLGSWRYDAYKPEHFKKKLIDAVKNSGITKIAGDLVIDDTYFDHQTIPGGWPWDDLGNYYGAGVWGINWKENQFDININGTDFKSFSYPLEGVKWLNDLKTGGNSDQSLIFTAPHSDVALINGMLPAGKTVTVSGSTPNPPLQLAAEVKQWLKEAGIELSGKAITNSQLEIEGKQALKTPENNILLTYQSPTLDKIVYWFLRKSINLYGETLIKTLGKEKKGNPSFKSGVSYLKEFWKSKGINPNMINFADGSGLSPQNYVAAKAEVQALLYAKKQSWFDAYYDGFPVQDNGMKMKSGTMRDTKSFAGYHTAKDGKKYVFSIIINNYQGSGNTELQKILNVLK, encoded by the coding sequence ATGAAAACAACACTTGCTGTTCTTGCGTTTTCTGTACAATTGGTAACAGCGCAGAATATTGCCCAAAAATTAGACAAAGCAACAAAAGATCTTATGGATTCTTCGGGAGCGGTTTCTTCCGGTTTATCCTTTTATGTTTCGGATGAAAACGGCAACTTTATATACGAATATCAGGGCAGCAAGGGGCTTTCTACAGCGTCTACACAGAAAATTTTCACCGCAGGAGCTGCATTGGAAACTTTAGGGAAAGACTACACTTTTACAACCACTTCCAGCTACTCCGGAAATATATCAGGAGGAACACTGAACGGAAACCTTTTCATAAGCTCCAACGGAGATCCTACTTTGGGAAGCTGGAGATATGACGCCTACAAACCTGAACATTTTAAAAAGAAACTGATTGATGCGGTCAAAAATTCAGGGATAACAAAAATAGCAGGTGATCTGGTCATTGATGATACTTATTTTGACCATCAGACAATCCCCGGCGGATGGCCCTGGGATGATCTCGGAAATTACTACGGAGCGGGAGTCTGGGGGATCAACTGGAAAGAAAACCAGTTTGATATCAACATTAACGGAACAGATTTTAAAAGCTTTTCTTACCCATTGGAAGGAGTAAAATGGCTGAATGACCTTAAAACGGGCGGCAATTCAGATCAAAGTCTTATTTTCACAGCACCCCATTCTGATGTAGCTCTAATTAACGGGATGCTTCCGGCAGGAAAAACGGTAACCGTTTCAGGATCTACTCCTAATCCACCCTTACAGCTGGCAGCAGAAGTAAAACAGTGGCTGAAAGAAGCAGGTATTGAGCTTTCAGGAAAAGCCATAACGAATTCGCAGCTTGAAATAGAAGGAAAACAAGCATTGAAAACCCCTGAAAATAATATTCTTCTGACCTATCAGTCGCCTACTCTGGATAAAATCGTTTATTGGTTCCTGAGAAAAAGTATCAATCTATATGGAGAAACGTTAATTAAAACCTTAGGAAAAGAGAAAAAAGGAAATCCCAGTTTCAAAAGCGGAGTCTCTTACCTGAAGGAATTCTGGAAATCAAAAGGAATTAATCCCAACATGATCAATTTTGCAGACGGAAGCGGGCTTTCACCACAAAATTATGTGGCAGCAAAGGCCGAAGTACAGGCGCTTTTATATGCTAAAAAACAATCCTGGTTTGATGCCTACTATGACGGATTTCCGGTTCAGGATAACGGAATGAAGATGAAAAGCGGAACCATGAGAGATACCAAATCTTTTGCCGGATATCATACCGCCAAAGATGGAAAAAAATATGTATTTTCAATCATTATCAACAACTATCAGGGAAGTGGAAATACAGAGCTGCAGAAAATTCTGAATGTTTTAAAATAA
- the pepE gene encoding dipeptidase PepE produces MNIILASTSTLFGGEYLEYLREELIQLYRGIDEIVFIPFARPGGISHDDYTAKARSFFETIHIKVKGLHEFEDKKEAIHQAKGFFTGGGNTFLLVKTLHEEGLMSVLKENVSGGKAYLGCSAGSNIGGLNMKTTNDMPIVYPPSFDCMGLVPFNINPHYLDPNPDLKHNGETRETRIKEFLTQNDSKVVGLREGNWIRRTGDSITVEGSELTRIFEKGKEPYEIEAGSTL; encoded by the coding sequence ATGAATATCATATTAGCTTCAACATCCACCCTTTTTGGTGGAGAATATCTGGAATACTTAAGAGAAGAATTAATCCAATTATACAGAGGAATTGATGAAATTGTATTCATTCCTTTTGCAAGACCGGGAGGAATTTCCCATGATGATTATACTGCCAAAGCACGTTCTTTCTTTGAAACAATCCATATAAAAGTAAAAGGCCTACATGAGTTTGAAGATAAAAAAGAAGCCATCCATCAGGCAAAAGGTTTCTTTACCGGTGGCGGAAACACCTTTTTATTGGTTAAAACATTACACGAAGAAGGTTTGATGTCTGTCTTAAAAGAAAATGTATCTGGAGGGAAAGCCTATCTTGGATGCAGTGCAGGAAGTAATATCGGAGGTCTGAATATGAAAACCACCAATGATATGCCGATTGTATATCCGCCAAGTTTCGACTGTATGGGACTGGTTCCTTTTAATATCAACCCTCACTATCTTGATCCTAATCCGGATCTGAAGCACAACGGAGAAACCAGAGAAACCCGCATCAAAGAATTCCTTACCCAAAACGATAGTAAGGTAGTGGGCTTAAGGGAAGGAAACTGGATCAGAAGAACTGGGGATTCAATAACCGTTGAGGGAAGTGAACTGACAAGAATTTTTGAAAAAGGTAAGGAACCTTACGAAATAGAAGCCGGAAGCACGCTTTAA
- a CDS encoding tetratricopeptide repeat protein — protein sequence MSKINSRSLFLGLILAGSVSFVNAQTTQPETAATTTQTTNPTIEGLKKQIEANPKDAESMAKLAAAYQEASDWPNAIDTWKKISVLLPDWAPSYYSQAYAYQSAKDDANAKIAYEKYIATVKPEEVEQNKKNLAYAYFYLAFTEQKTDPNKAKEHIAKSIQYDPSNQDAVKLSKALNS from the coding sequence ATGAGTAAAATTAATAGTAGAAGTCTATTTTTAGGTTTAATACTAGCGGGAAGCGTAAGTTTTGTTAATGCACAGACCACTCAGCCGGAAACAGCGGCCACAACAACTCAAACAACTAATCCAACCATTGAAGGTCTTAAAAAACAGATTGAGGCCAATCCTAAGGATGCAGAATCAATGGCAAAATTAGCTGCGGCTTATCAGGAAGCATCAGATTGGCCAAATGCAATTGATACCTGGAAAAAAATATCTGTTTTACTGCCGGACTGGGCTCCGTCTTACTACAGCCAGGCTTATGCCTATCAATCTGCAAAAGATGATGCCAACGCAAAAATTGCTTATGAAAAGTATATAGCAACAGTAAAACCTGAAGAAGTAGAGCAAAACAAGAAGAATCTGGCATATGCCTATTTCTATCTTGCCTTTACAGAACAGAAGACTGATCCTAATAAAGCAAAAGAACATATCGCCAAGTCTATACAGTATGATCCTTCTAACCAGGATGCTGTAAAGCTTAGCAAAGCATTAAATTCTTAG
- a CDS encoding YdeI/OmpD-associated family protein: MKNRNFTATLEIIGINPFVFIPKEILEEIFNESGRNKSPIAVKGTVNGKEFKQNLMKYLGEWRLYINLTMLKNSPKRIGETIEIVLEYDDADRSLTIHPQLEKAIQESAVATKNFEKLIPSRRNELIRYINHLKTDASIQRNIEKIIRHLHGETDFFGKKIE, encoded by the coding sequence ATGAAAAACAGGAATTTTACAGCCACGTTGGAAATCATTGGGATTAATCCCTTTGTTTTTATCCCGAAGGAGATTCTGGAGGAGATTTTTAATGAATCAGGGAGAAATAAAAGTCCCATTGCTGTAAAAGGGACAGTGAATGGTAAAGAATTTAAGCAAAACCTGATGAAATATCTGGGTGAGTGGAGGCTGTATATCAATCTCACGATGCTGAAAAATTCACCCAAGAGAATCGGAGAAACTATTGAAATTGTACTGGAATATGATGATGCAGACAGAAGCCTTACCATTCATCCTCAATTAGAAAAAGCGATCCAAGAAAGTGCTGTCGCAACAAAAAATTTTGAAAAACTGATTCCTTCGCGAAGAAACGAGCTGATCCGGTATATCAATCATTTAAAAACTGACGCCAGCATTCAGCGGAATATTGAGAAAATAATCCGGCACTTACATGGTGAGACAGATTTTTTTGGGAAGAAAATAGAATAA